The Mesorhizobium sp. M3A.F.Ca.ET.080.04.2.1 genome contains the following window.
TCGTGCGGCCGGCCGCCGAAGACCTGTTTCGCAATGAGCGCAATGCCCAGCGACTCCTGGTCCTGACTGTCCTCGATCGACGGCAGGATCGTGTTTTGAAAGCTCTCCCACCAGCTTTCGGGCGAGCGCCAGGTGAGGATGACGCGCGCCTGAGGATAGGCTTCGATCAGCTCGCGCCAGTAATGGGCGGACGGCCAGTCGACACAGGATTTGTATCCGGCAAAGAGCTTGTCCCAGTCGGGCGCGGCGCCCTTGGCGAGCGCCCGCCAGAGCCGCTTCTGCTCCTCGTTCGCCATCACCTCCGACATGTGATGGCATGGCCCGAAGCCGAGCATCGTCAGCGCCTCGCGCATCGAATCCGTGCCCGTGCGGCCGAAGCCCGTTCCAATCACCCTCATCGACATTTTCTCCCCTACGCCTGCTTTTCCTTGTCATGCATTTCCTGACGGAAAAGCGCTGCGCACTTTTCCTGGAATTGCTTGGCTTTGTTTCTTCGCAATTCCGGACGGAAAACCGTTGCGCACTTTTCCTGGAATTGCTTGGCTTTGTTTCTTCGCAATTCCGGACGGAAAACCGCTGCGCACTTTTCCTGGAATTGCTTGGCTTTGTTTCTTCGCAATTCCGGACGGAAAACCGCTGCGCACTTTTCCTGGAATTGCTTTAGGCGATCATCCTCCCTGGACCACGAGCCGCAAGCGATTGCCCTCCGGATCGGCGGTGGCGACGGCGCCGCCTTCCCTTTTCATCGGCGCATTGGCCGCCTCCAGCCTCAGCGCCACGGCGGCAAGCTCCTGCTCCGAAGCGAGCTCGACGGTGAAGTGGTCGAGGCCGGCGGCGCCCGGCGGCGGTTCGCGCAGCTCGTCGCGCGCCCACACGTTGAAGGCCACCATATGCGGCCGGCGCGCGGTGCCGCAGTCGAACAGGCCGAAATTGCGCGACTGGATGTGCGGCCGCAAGCCCAGCACGCCGATGTAGAACGGCATCAAGGTCTCGGGCGAGCGCGCCCGCATATGGATGTGGCCGATGAAGGCGTCGTCGGCCATCTTCTGCTCGACATGGCCGGAATTGCCGAGGTCGCGCAGCAGGCCCGGAACATCCAGCGGTTCGATCCCGGAATGCGCGCTGCCGTCGGTGGCGATGAGCGAGACGCGGCCGTCGGCCGCCTCCTCCCTGCGCAGAAGACGCTGCGGCGTGTCGAAACAGATTTCGATGCCGTTGCCCGACGGGTCGGAGACGTAAAGCGACTCCGAAATAAGATGATCCTGGGCGCTGAAGCGGAGGCCCGACGCCTTGAGGCGGGCGGCGACATGGGCGAGATCGCGGCGGCTCGTGACATGGATGGCGACGTGAAAGAGATCGCGCGACTTCTGCGGCAGGACCGTGTCCGCTCCGGCGTGGAGGACGATCAGCGTCCGGCCGCCGGTGCCGAGCTCCGCCGTGCCGGCATCCTCGCCAACCAGCCCAAGACCAAGCGTGCCGCGCCAGACGATCAGGGCCGCCGGGATGTCGGTCACCTTGAGGTGGACCGGCCCGAGTCGGGTGGCCTGAGACAGCAATGCTTCGTCCATCGTCGCCTGTCCGATTGCGGCCGATTCATATTAGTCGCGAATGATATTTCTGTCTTGCGTCAAGTTCGGGTTGACCCCTCTCGGGCGGGCGGCAACTATGGCGGCAGGCTATTTGTCTTCACGCCATTTCGGACGGAAACCGCCGCGCGGTTTCGTCCGGAATTGCTTGAGCTTCAGGAGGAGATCACATGGACGAGACCGACCACTGGCGCAACATGGCGAGCGCGCCGAGGGACGGCAGCCGCATCCTGGTCACGGTGCGCTCGTCCGAGCAGGGACCGGCCGAGGTCGACATGGCCTACTGGTCGCGCGCCGACCAGTTCGGCGCGGAAGGCTGGCGGGCGTCCGACTCCTCGCCGGGCCGCATCGTCGAGTATGCCGAGCCGGAGCTCAGATGCTGGATGCCGCTGCCCTCGGCCGGGAGAGGAGCGATGCCCAGCCCCTGGGAAGGCGACGACGTGCCGCTGCTGGATGGGTCTGGGATTTAGTCTTTCGTTGGCGATTGGCGAAAGCGGCCGTGACGGCTGATCTCCCTCCTTGAGGGGGAGATGGCCGGCAGGCCAGAGGGGGGCGCCGTAGAGTAAAAACCTCGGCGAAGGCCCTCGGGCTCAAACGGCTCCAGCGATGACCCATACTCCTCTACCGCCGCGACACCGCGCCAATGCGAAATCGATGCATCGCGTCATGACTGTTGGAGAACTGAAGCTCTGGAACGAGCTTCGTGCACATCAGCGGGCTATATCGTCGACTTCGCTTGCCCGGAGAAAAGGCTGCTTGTCGAGGTCGACGGTTCTCAGCATGGCGATGGCGGTGTTGCCAAGGCCGATGCACTGCGGACGAGACGTCTGGCAGAGGATGGCTGGACCGTCTTGCGGTTCTGGAACGACGAGGTGATCCGCGACGTCGACAATGTCTGCCAGCACATTGTTATCGTCGCGGGATTGGCTGATCCGACCTGAGAGGCTGGCGGGACAGCGCCCCCTCTGTCCTGCCGGACATCTCCCCCACTACTAGGCCACTACTAGGGGGGAGATTGGCTGTCTCGTCTGTCTCGCCAAGTCGCCCTCAATTCTTGTTCAAATATTCCGCCGCGTTCTGAGGCGTCACCAGTTCGAAGGGCACGTAGACGACGCGGTCGACCTTCTCGCCCTTGGCGAGCGCGAGCGCTGCATCGACGCCGCCGCCGCCCTGGCCCTTGGCGTTCTGGAACACCGTCACCGAGAGCTCGCCGGCCTTCATCGCCTGCAAGCCGTCCTGCGTGGCATCGATGCCGCCGACGACGACGTTCTTCATGTCGACGCCGTTGGCCTTCAGCGCCAGGATGGCGCCGATGGCGGATTCGTCGTTGTTGGCGATGACGGCGTCCGGCGCCGGGCCGGCGGTCAGCCAGTTGGTCATCAGGTTCTGCGCATTGTCGCGCGACCATTCCGACGACTGCTTGTCGGTGACCTTGATGAAGTTGCACATGTCGGTCGAAAAGATCTGCTCGACATCCTTGGTGCGCTGGAGCGCGGCCTGGTGCACCAGGCTGCCCATGACGATATAGGCGGTGGCGCCTGCCGACTTGCCCTTGGCGCGCAGTATCTTACAGACCTCGAAGGCTTCCAGCGTGCCCGACTCGACTTCGTTCGAGCCGACATAGACTTGGCGTTCGGGCAGCTTGGCCATGTCGACCGGCTCGAGATTGACGAAGACCAGCGGGATGCCGGCCTTGGCGGCCTCCTCGCTGATGGTC
Protein-coding sequences here:
- a CDS encoding sulfotransferase family protein — its product is MRVIGTGFGRTGTDSMREALTMLGFGPCHHMSEVMANEEQKRLWRALAKGAAPDWDKLFAGYKSCVDWPSAHYWRELIEAYPQARVILTWRSPESWWESFQNTILPSIEDSQDQESLGIALIAKQVFGGRPHDRAHAIATYEANVEAVLDAVPAERLLVHKLGDGWQPLCAHLGVPVPDEPYPNRNSTGEFRAAMSRQ
- a CDS encoding substrate-binding domain-containing protein, which encodes MKKLLISTALAALWSTTFAVTMSMPATAFAAKLGVSIVNFDNNFQTLLMHGMQDRAKEKGAEIQVEDAQNDVAKQLDQVKNFIASGVDAIIITLVDTNASKTISEEAAKAGIPLVFVNLEPVDMAKLPERQVYVGSNEVESGTLEAFEVCKILRAKGKSAGATAYIVMGSLVHQAALQRTKDVEQIFSTDMCNFIKVTDKQSSEWSRDNAQNLMTNWLTAGPAPDAVIANNDESAIGAILALKANGVDMKNVVVGGIDATQDGLQAMKAGELSVTVFQNAKGQGGGGVDAALALAKGEKVDRVVYVPFELVTPQNAAEYLNKN
- a CDS encoding VOC family protein is translated as MDEALLSQATRLGPVHLKVTDIPAALIVWRGTLGLGLVGEDAGTAELGTGGRTLIVLHAGADTVLPQKSRDLFHVAIHVTSRRDLAHVAARLKASGLRFSAQDHLISESLYVSDPSGNGIEICFDTPQRLLRREEAADGRVSLIATDGSAHSGIEPLDVPGLLRDLGNSGHVEQKMADDAFIGHIHMRARSPETLMPFYIGVLGLRPHIQSRNFGLFDCGTARRPHMVAFNVWARDELREPPPGAAGLDHFTVELASEQELAAVALRLEAANAPMKREGGAVATADPEGNRLRLVVQGG